A genomic window from Klebsiella quasipneumoniae subsp. quasipneumoniae includes:
- a CDS encoding putative acyl-CoA thioester hydrolase, translating to MNTYSVSRLALALAFGVTLSACSSTPADQQPSTQTAPGTTARPILNADEAKNFTPAAYFQSLNPNAAAWTPSAISLPAQPDFIVGPAGTQGVTHTTVQAAVDAAIARHSNRRLFIAIMPGEYPGTVYVPAAPGALTLYGTGDKPIDVKISEAIDSEMDRNTWRRLVNPGGKYMPGKPAWYMFDSCQSKSTATVGVMCSAVFWSQNNGLQLQNLTIANNLGDSVDAGTHQAVALRSDGDQVQIDKVNILGRQNTFFVTNSGVQNRLQDNRQTRTLVTNSYIEGDVDIVSGRGAVVFDNTDFRVVNSRTQKEAYVFAPATLKSVTYGFLATNSRFTASGDNVAQLGRALDVDGNSNGQVVIRDSAINEGFNIAQPWAAAVGSGRPFSGNTGSADDKGNLQRNLNDNGFNRMWEYNNRGVGSSVVAEPKQ from the coding sequence ATGAACACATATTCCGTTTCCCGTCTGGCGCTGGCGCTGGCCTTCGGCGTGACGCTGTCCGCCTGTAGCTCGACGCCTGCCGATCAACAGCCCTCAACGCAGACTGCACCGGGCACCACCGCGCGTCCCATTCTGAACGCCGATGAAGCGAAAAACTTTACCCCGGCGGCCTATTTCCAGTCGCTGAACCCCAATGCCGCGGCCTGGACGCCGTCCGCCATCAGCCTGCCGGCGCAACCTGACTTTATCGTCGGCCCGGCGGGAACCCAGGGCGTGACCCATACCACCGTCCAGGCAGCGGTGGATGCGGCAATTGCCCGCCACTCTAACCGTCGCCTGTTTATCGCCATCATGCCGGGCGAATACCCGGGCACCGTCTACGTTCCGGCGGCGCCGGGCGCCCTGACCCTGTATGGTACCGGCGATAAACCGATCGACGTGAAGATCAGCGAAGCCATTGATTCCGAAATGGATCGCAACACCTGGCGTCGTCTGGTCAATCCGGGTGGCAAATACATGCCGGGCAAACCAGCGTGGTATATGTTCGACAGCTGCCAGAGCAAATCCACCGCCACCGTCGGCGTGATGTGCTCCGCGGTCTTCTGGTCGCAGAATAACGGCCTGCAGCTGCAGAACCTGACCATCGCCAACAACCTGGGCGACAGCGTCGATGCCGGCACCCACCAGGCCGTTGCCCTGCGCAGCGATGGTGACCAGGTGCAGATTGATAAAGTGAACATTCTTGGCCGCCAGAACACCTTCTTCGTGACCAACAGCGGCGTGCAGAACCGTCTGCAGGACAACCGTCAGACCCGCACCCTGGTGACGAACAGCTATATTGAAGGCGACGTGGATATCGTTTCTGGCCGCGGCGCCGTGGTGTTTGATAACACCGACTTCCGCGTGGTGAACTCGCGTACTCAGAAAGAAGCCTACGTCTTCGCGCCGGCCACCCTGAAGAGCGTGACCTACGGCTTCCTGGCGACCAACAGCCGCTTCACCGCCTCCGGGGATAACGTCGCGCAGCTCGGCCGCGCGCTGGACGTTGACGGCAACAGCAACGGCCAGGTCGTGATCCGCGACAGCGCCATCAATGAAGGCTTTAACATCGCCCAGCCGTGGGCGGCGGCGGTAGGCTCCGGCCGTCCGTTCAGCGGCAACACCGGCAGCGCGGATGACAAAGGCAATCTGCAGCGCAACCTCAACGACAACGGCTTCAACCGTATGTGGGAATATAACAACCGCGGCGTGGGAAGCAGCGTGGTCGCCGAGCCGAAACAGTAA
- a CDS encoding universal stress protein translates to MYKNIVVPVDVFDAGLADKALSHAKFLAQHSSGQIHLVHVIPAFSPVLTRGFISDARKMEDHLINTAKEKLTELVKKNGLAEDASHLYVRSGNVRDQVIALADELQADVVIVGSRNPGIQTHLLGSEAANIVRYAHVPVFVVR, encoded by the coding sequence ATGTATAAAAATATCGTTGTTCCCGTTGACGTGTTTGATGCAGGCCTGGCCGACAAAGCCCTCTCTCATGCGAAATTCCTCGCCCAGCATTCTTCCGGGCAAATTCATCTTGTCCATGTCATTCCGGCATTCTCTCCGGTGTTAACGCGCGGATTTATCTCTGATGCGCGAAAGATGGAAGACCATTTGATTAATACCGCTAAGGAAAAACTGACTGAGCTGGTCAAAAAAAATGGCCTTGCGGAAGACGCCAGCCATCTTTATGTGCGCAGTGGCAATGTTCGCGATCAAGTGATTGCTCTGGCCGATGAGCTACAAGCGGACGTGGTGATTGTCGGTTCGCGCAATCCGGGGATTCAGACTCACCTGCTGGGCTCGGAAGCGGCCAATATCGTGCGCTATGCCCATGTACCGGTTTTCGTTGTGCGCTGA
- a CDS encoding histidine utilization repressor gives MFSQQPRSAPAPFYEKVKQAIGEKIHSGVWRPHDRIPSEAELVAQFGFSRMTINRALRELTDEGLLVRLQGVGTFVAEPKGQSALFEVRSIAEEIIARHHQHRCEVLLLEETRADHIQAAALSVAEGTRIFHSLMVHYENEVPVQIEDRCVNAAVVPDYLQQDYTATTPHDYLSLIAPLTEGEHIVEAVQATAEECALLHIHAHDPCLLIRRRTWSTTHIVSHARLLFPGSRYRLQGRFGS, from the coding sequence ATGTTTTCACAGCAACCCCGTTCCGCGCCCGCGCCTTTTTATGAGAAGGTGAAGCAGGCTATCGGTGAAAAAATTCACAGCGGCGTCTGGCGACCGCATGACCGTATCCCTTCGGAAGCGGAGCTGGTGGCCCAGTTCGGCTTCAGCCGGATGACCATCAACCGCGCGCTGCGCGAGCTAACGGATGAAGGCCTGCTGGTCAGGTTGCAAGGGGTGGGGACCTTTGTCGCCGAACCGAAAGGGCAGTCGGCGCTGTTTGAGGTGCGCAGCATTGCCGAAGAAATTATTGCCCGTCACCATCAGCACCGCTGCGAGGTGCTGCTGCTGGAGGAGACCCGGGCGGATCATATTCAGGCGGCGGCGCTCAGCGTAGCGGAAGGCACCCGCATCTTTCACTCGCTGATGGTGCATTACGAAAACGAGGTGCCGGTGCAAATCGAAGATCGCTGCGTCAATGCCGCGGTGGTGCCGGACTATCTCCAGCAGGATTATACCGCCACCACGCCCCATGATTATCTGTCGCTGATCGCCCCGTTAACAGAAGGTGAACATATTGTTGAAGCGGTGCAGGCCACGGCGGAAGAGTGCGCGCTGCTGCATATTCACGCCCACGATCCCTGCCTGCTGATCCGCCGCCGCACCTGGTCGACAACCCACATCGTCTCCCACGCGCGCCTGCTGTTCCCCGGTAGCCGCTATCGTCTGCAGGGCCGCTTTGGCTCCTGA
- a CDS encoding cation-transporting P-type ATPase translates to MNTDKPGAPYYQRSVEETLASVQSSPDGISGTEAATRLQQYGENALPQKPGKPAWLRFIVHFNDVLIYVLLAAALLKAVMGHWIDMSVILAVAVVNALIGFIQESNAEKSLQSIRNMLSSEAVVIRQGNHETIPTTSLVPGDIVVIRAGDRIPADLRVIEAHNLRVEEAILTGESTVVEKTTEPLSGDLPLGDRSNLLFSGTTVSSGAGKGIVVATGGDTELGHINQMMAGIEKHRTPLLVQMDKLGKAIFILILVMMAALFVFSLLFRDMPVSELMLSLISLAVASVPEGVPAIISIILSLGVQAMARQKAIIRKLPTVETLGAMTVICSDKTGTLTMNEMTVKAVITADSVYRVEGDSYEPVGKIHAIDDPTPVAVAPGSLLERYLRTIDLCNDSQLIKEESGLWKITGGPTEGALKVLAAKITLPPQPSELRSKIPFDSQYKYMSTLYRLGEEEVVLVTGAPDVLFRLCQYQQSDSGLQPLDLPYWESKIEEYAREGLRMVAAAWKPAAAGQTELTHQDLQQGVILLGVAGMMDPPRPEAITAIADCLQAGIRVKMITGDHPQTAMSIGKMLGIGNAGNAITGRELEVMDDAQLSVAAQQYDIFARTSPEDKFRLVQALQSKKEIVGMTGDGVNDAPALKQADVGVAMGIKGTEVTKEAADMVLTDDNFATIASAVREGRRVYDNLKKTILFVMPTNLAQGLLIVIALLAGNVLPLTPVLILWMNMATSATLSFGLAFEAGEKNIMRRPPRDPKLHVMDGFAIWRVAFVGSMIAVSAFILEAWLQPRGYSPEFIRTVLLQTLVTAQWFYMLNCRVSDGFSLTKGLLANKGIWIVSGVLLVLQLLIIYAPFMQMLFGTTGLPFRYWVITFIIGFAMFLIVELEKPLTRKWRTA, encoded by the coding sequence ATGAATACAGATAAACCGGGGGCGCCCTATTATCAGCGCTCCGTCGAGGAGACGCTCGCCAGCGTACAGAGTTCGCCGGACGGGATTAGCGGAACAGAGGCGGCCACGCGCCTGCAGCAGTATGGCGAAAACGCCCTGCCGCAGAAGCCGGGTAAACCCGCCTGGCTGCGTTTTATTGTGCATTTTAACGATGTGCTGATCTACGTTCTGCTGGCGGCGGCGCTGCTGAAGGCGGTAATGGGCCACTGGATCGACATGTCAGTGATCCTCGCGGTGGCGGTGGTCAATGCGCTGATCGGCTTCATTCAGGAGAGTAATGCGGAAAAATCGCTGCAGAGTATCCGCAATATGCTGTCCAGCGAGGCGGTGGTGATCCGACAGGGCAACCATGAAACCATCCCCACCACCTCGCTGGTACCCGGCGATATCGTGGTGATCCGCGCCGGCGACCGTATCCCCGCCGATTTACGGGTGATTGAGGCGCACAACCTGCGGGTGGAAGAGGCGATCCTCACCGGCGAGTCGACGGTGGTGGAAAAAACCACCGAGCCGCTAAGCGGCGATTTACCGCTCGGCGATCGCAGCAACCTGTTGTTTTCCGGGACCACCGTCAGCTCAGGGGCGGGGAAAGGGATCGTGGTGGCCACCGGCGGCGATACCGAGCTGGGCCACATCAACCAAATGATGGCGGGCATTGAGAAGCACCGCACGCCGCTGCTGGTGCAGATGGACAAGCTGGGCAAAGCCATCTTCATCCTGATTCTGGTGATGATGGCAGCGCTGTTCGTCTTTAGCCTGCTGTTCCGTGATATGCCGGTCTCCGAACTGATGCTGTCGTTGATTAGCCTCGCGGTGGCCTCGGTCCCGGAAGGGGTGCCGGCGATTATCTCGATTATTCTGTCGCTCGGCGTGCAGGCGATGGCCCGCCAGAAAGCGATTATCCGCAAGCTGCCGACGGTAGAAACCCTCGGCGCGATGACCGTTATCTGTTCGGATAAAACCGGGACCCTGACCATGAACGAAATGACGGTGAAGGCGGTGATCACCGCGGACAGCGTCTATCGGGTGGAAGGGGACAGCTATGAGCCGGTCGGTAAAATCCATGCTATCGACGACCCGACGCCGGTTGCGGTGGCGCCAGGATCGCTTCTTGAGCGCTATCTGCGCACCATCGATCTGTGTAACGACAGCCAGCTTATCAAAGAGGAAAGCGGGCTGTGGAAAATCACCGGCGGCCCCACCGAGGGGGCATTGAAGGTGCTGGCGGCGAAGATAACCCTGCCGCCGCAGCCCAGCGAGTTGCGCAGTAAAATTCCTTTTGATTCGCAATATAAATACATGTCGACGCTTTACCGGCTGGGCGAAGAGGAGGTGGTGCTGGTCACCGGCGCGCCGGATGTTCTGTTCCGCCTGTGCCAGTATCAGCAGAGCGACAGCGGGTTGCAGCCGCTGGATCTCCCGTACTGGGAAAGCAAAATTGAAGAGTACGCCCGGGAGGGGCTGCGAATGGTGGCCGCGGCCTGGAAGCCGGCTGCCGCAGGCCAGACCGAGCTGACCCATCAGGATCTACAGCAGGGGGTCATTTTATTAGGGGTTGCCGGGATGATGGATCCGCCGCGTCCGGAAGCGATCACGGCGATTGCCGACTGCCTGCAGGCCGGGATCCGCGTGAAGATGATCACCGGCGACCACCCGCAAACGGCGATGAGCATCGGCAAAATGCTGGGGATTGGCAATGCGGGGAACGCCATTACCGGGCGCGAGCTGGAGGTGATGGACGACGCGCAGCTGAGCGTGGCCGCGCAGCAGTACGATATCTTCGCCCGCACCAGCCCGGAAGATAAGTTCCGTCTGGTGCAGGCTCTGCAGAGCAAGAAAGAGATTGTCGGCATGACCGGAGACGGGGTGAACGATGCCCCGGCGCTGAAGCAGGCTGACGTCGGCGTGGCGATGGGGATCAAGGGGACCGAAGTGACCAAGGAAGCCGCCGATATGGTGCTGACCGATGACAACTTCGCCACCATCGCCAGCGCGGTCCGCGAGGGGCGCCGGGTGTATGACAACCTGAAAAAAACCATTCTTTTTGTCATGCCGACCAACCTTGCGCAGGGGTTACTGATCGTGATCGCGCTGCTGGCGGGCAACGTACTGCCGCTGACGCCGGTGCTGATCCTGTGGATGAACATGGCCACCTCTGCCACGCTGTCGTTTGGTCTGGCGTTTGAAGCCGGTGAGAAAAATATTATGCGGCGGCCGCCGCGCGACCCGAAACTGCACGTGATGGACGGCTTTGCCATCTGGCGCGTGGCGTTTGTGGGGTCGATGATTGCGGTCAGCGCTTTTATTCTCGAAGCCTGGCTGCAGCCCCGCGGCTATTCGCCGGAGTTTATCCGTACCGTGCTGTTGCAGACTCTGGTCACCGCCCAGTGGTTCTATATGCTGAACTGCCGCGTGTCGGATGGTTTCTCGTTGACCAAAGGTCTGCTGGCTAACAAAGGGATCTGGATCGTTAGCGGCGTGCTGCTGGTGCTGCAGCTGCTGATTATCTATGCGCCGTTTATGCAGATGCTGTTCGGCACCACCGGGCTGCCGTTCCGCTACTGGGTGATCACCTTTATCATCGGCTTCGCCATGTTCCTGATTGTGGAGCTGGAAAAACCGCTGACCCGCAAATGGCGAACCGCCTGA
- the hutU gene encoding urocanate hydratase, which produces MSQSKYRQLDVRAPRGTTLTAKSWLTEAPLRMLMNNLDPDVAENPHELVVYGGIGRAARNWECYDAIVKALKNLESDETLLVQSGKPVGVFKTHEHSPRVLIANSNLVPHWATWEHFNELDAKGLAMYGQMTAGSWIYIGSQGIVQGTYETFVEAGRQHYQGSLKGRWVLTAGLGGMGGAQPLAATLAGACSLNIECQQSRIDFRLRTRYVDEQATSLDDALARIKKYTAEGRAISIALCGNAAEIVPELVKRGVRPDMVTDQTSAHDPLHGYLPKGWSWEAYQQKAESDPQGTILAAKRSMADHVQAMLAFHEMGVPTFDYGNNIRQMAQEVGVSNAFDFPGFVPAYIRPLFCRGIGPFRWVALSGDPQDIYKTDAKVKEIIKDDKHLHHWLDMARERISFQGLPARICWVGLEWRQKLGLAFNEMVRSGEVSAPIVIGRDHLDSGSVASPNRETEAMRDGSDAVSDWPLLNALLNTASGATWVSLHHGGGVGMGFSQHSGMVIVCDGTDEAAARIARVLHNDPATGVMRHADAGYEIAIECAAEQGLNLPMVAATQGNAK; this is translated from the coding sequence ATGTCGCAAAGCAAATATCGCCAGCTGGACGTCCGTGCGCCAAGAGGCACGACGCTGACCGCGAAGAGCTGGTTGACCGAAGCCCCGCTGCGTATGTTAATGAATAACCTCGATCCCGATGTCGCCGAAAACCCGCACGAACTGGTGGTCTATGGCGGTATTGGTCGCGCAGCGCGCAACTGGGAATGCTATGACGCTATCGTGAAGGCGCTGAAGAACCTGGAAAGCGACGAGACCCTGCTGGTCCAGTCCGGCAAGCCAGTGGGCGTTTTCAAAACCCATGAACACTCGCCGCGCGTGCTGATCGCTAACTCCAACCTGGTTCCGCACTGGGCGACCTGGGAACACTTTAACGAGCTGGATGCCAAAGGGCTGGCGATGTACGGCCAGATGACCGCCGGCAGCTGGATCTACATTGGCAGCCAGGGCATCGTCCAGGGCACTTACGAAACCTTCGTCGAAGCCGGTCGCCAGCACTATCAGGGCAGCCTGAAAGGCCGCTGGGTGCTAACCGCCGGGCTGGGCGGCATGGGCGGCGCGCAGCCGCTGGCCGCGACGCTGGCCGGCGCCTGCTCGCTGAATATTGAATGCCAGCAGAGCCGCATCGATTTCCGTCTGCGCACCCGCTACGTGGACGAACAAGCCACTTCTCTGGATGACGCCCTGGCGCGTATCAAGAAATACACCGCCGAAGGCCGGGCTATCTCCATCGCGCTGTGCGGCAACGCCGCGGAGATCGTGCCGGAGCTGGTGAAACGCGGCGTGCGCCCGGATATGGTCACCGACCAGACCAGCGCCCACGACCCGCTGCACGGCTATCTGCCGAAAGGCTGGAGCTGGGAAGCGTATCAGCAGAAAGCTGAATCCGATCCGCAGGGCACCATTCTGGCGGCGAAACGCTCGATGGCCGACCATGTGCAGGCGATGCTGGCCTTCCATGAGATGGGGGTGCCGACTTTCGACTACGGTAACAACATTCGCCAGATGGCTCAGGAAGTGGGCGTCAGCAACGCCTTCGATTTCCCGGGCTTCGTGCCGGCCTATATCCGCCCGCTGTTCTGCCGCGGTATCGGTCCGTTCCGCTGGGTGGCGCTCTCCGGCGATCCGCAGGATATCTACAAGACTGACGCGAAAGTGAAAGAGATCATCAAGGATGATAAGCATCTGCACCATTGGCTGGATATGGCACGCGAGCGCATAAGCTTCCAGGGACTGCCGGCGCGTATCTGCTGGGTCGGTCTGGAATGGCGGCAGAAGCTGGGCCTGGCGTTTAACGAAATGGTGCGCAGCGGCGAAGTCTCCGCGCCGATCGTGATTGGCCGCGATCATCTTGACTCCGGCTCCGTCGCCAGCCCGAACCGCGAAACCGAAGCGATGCGCGACGGCTCTGACGCGGTCTCTGACTGGCCGCTGCTGAATGCGCTGCTCAACACCGCCAGCGGCGCGACCTGGGTGTCGCTGCACCACGGCGGCGGGGTAGGCATGGGCTTCTCGCAACACTCCGGGATGGTTATCGTCTGCGATGGCACCGATGAAGCGGCAGCGCGTATCGCCCGCGTCCTGCACAACGACCCGGCCACCGGCGTGATGCGTCATGCCGACGCGGGGTACGAGATTGCCATTGAATGCGCGGCAGAACAGGGTCTGAATCTTCCGATGGTGGCGGCAACGCAGGGGAACGCGAAATGA
- the hutG gene encoding formimidoylglutamase: MMLWQATPANLWQGRDDSAEAPNALRLFQTIPRAERFAPQEMPGDIALLGFACDEGVRRNKGRTGAADGPATLRRALANMASHQGHDRCVDIGTISVEGDQLEAAHQALREAVTACQRAGKRTLVLGGGHETAFGHGAGILDAFPGEKVGIINLDAHLDLRFAECASSGTPFRQLALECDAQQRGFHYTCIGVSRAANTQALWEEAARREVAIVEDLQVLQAFETRVLAELERNIAQFDRLYLTIDLDVLPAREMPAVSAPAALGVPLATLLRIVEPLCRSGKLQAVDLVEFNPQFDIDGQGARAAARLAWQIAHWWQ; this comes from the coding sequence ATGATGCTGTGGCAAGCTACCCCCGCTAACCTTTGGCAAGGTCGCGACGACAGCGCGGAAGCGCCGAATGCGCTGCGTCTGTTCCAGACCATTCCCCGCGCCGAACGCTTCGCGCCGCAGGAGATGCCCGGCGATATCGCGCTGCTCGGCTTCGCCTGTGACGAAGGCGTCCGGCGCAACAAAGGGCGTACCGGAGCGGCTGACGGCCCGGCGACCCTACGCCGGGCGCTGGCCAATATGGCCAGCCATCAGGGCCACGACCGCTGCGTGGATATTGGCACGATTAGCGTCGAAGGCGACCAGCTGGAAGCCGCGCATCAGGCGCTGCGCGAGGCGGTGACCGCCTGCCAGCGCGCCGGCAAACGCACGCTGGTACTGGGCGGCGGCCACGAGACCGCCTTCGGTCACGGCGCCGGGATACTGGATGCCTTCCCCGGCGAAAAAGTGGGCATTATTAACCTCGATGCGCATCTGGATCTGCGCTTTGCCGAGTGCGCCAGCTCCGGGACGCCGTTCCGCCAGCTGGCGCTGGAGTGTGACGCGCAGCAGCGCGGTTTTCACTATACCTGCATTGGGGTCAGTCGGGCGGCCAACACCCAGGCGCTCTGGGAAGAAGCGGCGCGGCGCGAGGTGGCTATTGTGGAGGATCTACAGGTATTACAGGCCTTCGAAACCCGGGTGCTGGCCGAGCTTGAGCGCAATATCGCGCAATTCGACCGTCTGTATCTGACTATCGATCTCGACGTGCTGCCGGCGCGCGAAATGCCGGCGGTATCCGCGCCGGCGGCGCTGGGCGTGCCGCTGGCGACCCTGCTGCGTATCGTAGAGCCGTTGTGCCGCAGCGGTAAGCTACAGGCGGTGGATCTGGTGGAGTTCAACCCGCAGTTTGACATTGACGGTCAGGGCGCCCGCGCGGCGGCCCGTCTGGCATGGCAAATCGCCCATTGGTGGCAGTAG
- the hutI gene encoding imidazolonepropionase — translation MKINVYTTHDKLNAMTEATSERVIWRNARLATLNPDHAQPYGLLERHALLVRDGRIAAIVPENDLPSGRRIDLEGRLVTPGLIDCHTHLVFGGSRAQEWEQRLNGVSYQTISASGGGINATVRATRDSSEAELLALAQPRLARLLREGVTTLEIKSGYGLDLQNERKMLRVARQLADDNGVELSATLLSAHATPPEYQGDADGYITLVCETILPTLWREGLFESVDVFCENVGFSPQQTERVFQAAQALGIPVKGHVEQLSSLGGAQLVSRYHGLSADHIEYLTEEGVAAMRESGTVAALLPGAFYFLNETRKPPVELLRKFQVPMAVATDFNPGTSPFASLHLAMNMACVKFGLTPEEAWAGVTRHAARALGRQNSHGQLAAGFVANFAIWDAEHPVEMVYEPGRSPLWQRVVRGELQ, via the coding sequence ATGAAAATAAATGTCTATACAACCCATGACAAGTTGAACGCTATGACTGAAGCCACCTCCGAACGCGTTATCTGGCGAAACGCCCGTCTCGCCACCTTGAACCCCGACCACGCTCAACCATACGGTCTGCTGGAGCGCCACGCGCTGCTGGTCCGCGACGGTCGCATTGCGGCGATCGTCCCCGAAAATGACCTCCCCAGCGGGCGCAGGATCGATCTCGAAGGCCGGCTGGTCACGCCGGGATTAATCGACTGCCACACCCATCTCGTCTTCGGCGGCAGCCGGGCCCAGGAGTGGGAGCAGCGTCTGAACGGCGTCTCCTATCAGACCATCAGCGCCAGCGGTGGGGGGATTAATGCCACCGTGCGCGCCACCCGCGACAGCAGCGAAGCCGAGCTGCTGGCGCTGGCCCAGCCGCGGCTGGCCCGCCTGCTGCGTGAAGGGGTGACCACTCTGGAGATCAAATCCGGCTACGGTCTCGATCTGCAAAACGAGCGCAAAATGCTGCGGGTCGCCCGCCAGCTGGCCGACGACAATGGCGTCGAGCTTTCGGCGACGCTGCTCTCTGCCCACGCCACGCCGCCGGAATATCAAGGCGACGCCGACGGCTATATTACGCTGGTCTGCGAGACGATCCTGCCGACGCTGTGGCGGGAGGGGCTGTTTGAAAGCGTCGACGTCTTCTGCGAAAACGTCGGTTTCAGCCCGCAGCAAACCGAGCGGGTGTTTCAGGCGGCGCAGGCGCTAGGCATTCCGGTTAAAGGTCACGTTGAGCAGCTCTCCTCGCTGGGCGGCGCGCAGCTGGTGAGCCGTTATCACGGACTGTCCGCCGACCATATCGAATATCTGACGGAAGAGGGGGTGGCGGCGATGCGCGAGAGCGGCACCGTGGCGGCCCTGCTGCCCGGCGCGTTCTACTTCCTCAATGAAACCCGCAAACCGCCGGTGGAACTGTTGCGCAAGTTCCAGGTGCCGATGGCGGTGGCGACGGATTTCAACCCCGGGACCAGCCCCTTCGCCAGCCTGCATCTGGCGATGAACATGGCCTGCGTCAAATTTGGCCTGACGCCGGAAGAGGCGTGGGCCGGCGTGACGCGCCATGCCGCGCGGGCGCTGGGGCGGCAGAACAGCCACGGCCAGCTGGCGGCGGGCTTTGTGGCGAACTTTGCCATCTGGGATGCCGAGCATCCGGTCGAGATGGTGTATGAGCCGGGGCGCAGTCCGCTCTGGCAGCGTGTGGTACGAGGAGAACTACAATGA
- a CDS encoding efflux RND transporter periplasmic adaptor subunit, which yields MNRYFSLIPVVILFTTACDQKSPSVESAPRMVKVAQVTAVGNTQQRTFPARIESGDSTELSFKRGGQVESLDIRQGATIAQGQTLARLNAREAQQRVNERQTAATLAQRQFDRFQTLAGRQAISQAEMDVQRANRDAANAALKIAREELAQMSLTAPFGGIAAGVHIRNHQVVAAGQPVITLTRTDLLDVVFSIPENLFTSLDIRNTAYRPVVRINTLPGREFTAEYKEHTGSSDNSTLTWQIILTMPRPDDFPTVGGVSGTVTVNLGNLPASAGRETLMVPVEAVFNPDNRPKNEPVVWVVKGDNAHRFLEERKVTVGEVTSQGVAITDGLRAGEEVVAAGVSELHAGQPVRIWTRERGL from the coding sequence GTGAACCGTTATTTTTCTCTCATCCCGGTTGTTATTTTATTTACAACCGCTTGCGATCAGAAATCGCCGTCCGTCGAGTCCGCCCCGCGCATGGTCAAGGTGGCGCAGGTGACCGCCGTGGGCAATACCCAGCAGCGAACATTTCCGGCACGTATCGAGTCTGGCGACTCCACCGAGCTGTCGTTTAAGCGGGGGGGCCAGGTGGAATCGCTGGATATTCGCCAGGGGGCGACCATCGCCCAGGGGCAAACGCTGGCGCGCCTGAATGCCCGCGAGGCCCAACAGCGGGTCAATGAACGACAAACGGCGGCTACGCTCGCCCAGCGTCAGTTTGATCGCTTCCAGACCCTGGCGGGACGTCAGGCGATTTCCCAGGCGGAGATGGACGTGCAGCGCGCCAATCGCGATGCCGCCAACGCGGCCTTAAAAATCGCCCGTGAAGAGCTGGCGCAAATGAGCCTCACCGCGCCCTTCGGCGGGATTGCCGCCGGCGTGCATATCCGCAACCATCAGGTGGTCGCCGCCGGCCAGCCGGTGATCACCCTGACGCGTACCGACCTGCTGGATGTGGTCTTCAGCATTCCCGAAAATCTGTTCACCTCCCTGGATATCCGCAATACCGCCTACCGCCCCGTCGTCAGGATCAATACCCTGCCGGGCCGCGAATTTACGGCGGAATACAAAGAGCATACCGGCAGCAGCGACAACAGCACCCTTACCTGGCAGATCATTTTAACCATGCCGCGGCCGGATGATTTTCCCACCGTCGGCGGGGTCAGCGGCACCGTGACGGTCAATCTCGGCAATTTACCGGCCAGCGCCGGAAGGGAAACGCTTATGGTGCCGGTAGAGGCGGTGTTTAACCCGGATAACCGGCCGAAGAATGAACCGGTCGTCTGGGTGGTAAAAGGCGACAACGCGCATCGGTTTCTTGAGGAGCGCAAGGTCACGGTCGGCGAGGTGACCTCGCAGGGAGTGGCCATCACCGACGGTCTCCGCGCGGGTGAAGAGGTGGTCGCGGCGGGCGTGAGCGAGCTGCATGCCGGGCAGCCGGTGCGGATCTGGACGCGTGAACGAGGATTATAA